Proteins encoded together in one Candidatus Hydrogenedentota bacterium window:
- a CDS encoding HD family hydrolase: MGAFEQRVLRLFEEIHPLDRISRAGFVLRGVTEPESVAAHSHFVAVLTLLFVDEYPGQFDRERALTMALIHDLPEAILMDIPMPAGDGYLGDAKDRAEQAILEKLMQGFPAKYAEFNRDLIAPQSPEARLVRGLDKAQMMLKIVMYEREGRGRLKEFWANPKNFADYGCPQVSDLFDAICAHVGRPRPK, translated from the coding sequence ATGGGCGCCTTCGAACAACGCGTACTACGGCTCTTTGAAGAGATTCACCCGCTTGACCGCATTTCGCGGGCGGGGTTCGTGCTCCGTGGCGTAACCGAACCGGAGTCCGTCGCGGCCCACAGCCACTTCGTCGCCGTGCTCACACTGCTGTTTGTCGATGAGTACCCCGGCCAGTTCGACCGCGAGCGCGCCCTCACCATGGCGCTCATCCACGACCTGCCCGAGGCGATTCTAATGGACATCCCCATGCCTGCGGGCGACGGCTACCTCGGCGATGCCAAGGACCGTGCGGAGCAGGCCATACTCGAGAAGCTCATGCAGGGCTTTCCCGCGAAATACGCCGAATTCAATCGCGATCTCATCGCCCCGCAATCGCCCGAGGCCCGTCTCGTACGCGGCCTTGACAAGGCGCAGATGATGCTCAAGATCGTCATGTACGAACGCGAAGGCCGCGGCCGCCTGAAAGAATTCTGGGCAAACCCGAAAAACTTCGCGGACTACGGCTGCCCCCAGGTCTCCGACCTGTTCGACGCCATCTGTGCCCACGTGGGCCGCCCGCGCCCGAAGTAA
- a CDS encoding cupin — MPQLIAQPTIVQAVGNKPKQICEFVGRVTTGTTGVSIAHMKSPTGWIEPGQRPEFTEYTLVLKGLLHVEHELGDPFDVFAGQAIITMPGEWVRYSTPGDDGAEYVAVCVPAFSPDTVFRDAE; from the coding sequence ATGCCGCAACTCATCGCCCAGCCGACGATCGTCCAGGCCGTCGGAAACAAACCAAAACAGATCTGCGAATTCGTGGGCCGGGTTACTACCGGTACTACCGGCGTCAGCATCGCGCACATGAAGAGCCCCACCGGATGGATCGAACCCGGCCAGCGCCCTGAGTTCACCGAATACACCTTGGTCCTCAAAGGCCTGCTGCACGTCGAGCACGAACTCGGCGACCCATTCGACGTGTTCGCGGGCCAGGCCATCATTACCATGCCCGGCGAATGGGTCCGTTACAGCACGCCCGGCGACGACGGCGCCGAATATGTCGCCGTGTGTGTGCCTGCATTTTCACCCGATACCGTCTTCCGCGACGCGGAATGA